From one Lolium rigidum isolate FL_2022 chromosome 4, APGP_CSIRO_Lrig_0.1, whole genome shotgun sequence genomic stretch:
- the LOC124649684 gene encoding indole-2-monooxygenase-like, translating into MAPYAEVAYQLMHGTPLQALLLLFFMLLLHLATTTSSRNKAKRVPPSPPGLPVIGHLHLVGDLPHVSLCNLSRTHAPDGLMLLRLGAVPNLVVSSPRAAEAIMRTHDHMFASRPPSKIAEVLLYGPSSDIAFSPYGEHWRQARKLVTTHLFTVKKVLSYRIARLQEVKQVMAKINEAAAASATIDLGETLNAYANDVVCRAVLGKFFGAEDHNKLFRELTEANSALVGGFNLEDYFPSLAKVLHLRNRFACNSAKTVHKRWDELLEAIISDHEKNSMHQENGTDNQGESDFIDMLLSFHQEFSGITRDHIKAILMDMFAAGTDTSSLVLEFAMAELMRNPKLMIKLQSEVRNNTPRGQELVEEENLSGMSYLKAVVKETLRLHPPAPLLVPHLAMADCEVDGYRIPAGTRAIINSWALGRYPGSWEKPEEFVPDRFVEGGAAATVDLRGKDFQFVPFGAGRRICPGLNFGLATVEIMLANLAYCFDWELPDGVEDIDMTEVFGLTVHRKEKLMLVPKTHIAV; encoded by the exons ATGGCTCCATACGCAGAAGTAGCGTACCAGCTGATGCATGGGACACCTCTGCAGGCACTGCTATTGCTCTTCTTCATGCTACTACTGCACCTGGCCACCACAACCAGTAGCAGAAACAAGGCAAAGCGTGTACCTCCTTCCCCTCCGGGGCTCCCTGTCATAGGCCATCTCCACCTCGTCGGTGACCTTCCTCACGTCTCCCTCTGCAACCTCTCCAGGACGCACGCCCCCGACGGCCTCATGCTACTCCGCCTCGGCGCCGTCCCGAACCTCGTGGTGTCGTCCCCGCGTGCCGCCGAGGCGATCATGCGGACGCACGACCACATGTTCGCGTCCCGCCCACCGTCCAAGATCGCCGAGGTGCTCCTGTACGGGCCGTCGTCGGACATTGCTTTCTCCCCCTACGGCGAGCACTGGCGACAGGCGAGGAAGCTCGTCACCACCCACCTCTTCACCGTTAAAAAGGTCCTGTCGTACCGGATCGCCCGTCTACAAGAG GTGAAACAGGTGATGGCCAAGATaaacgaggccgcggcggcgagcgCGACCATCGACCTGGGCGAGACCTTGAACGCGTACGCCAACGACGTGGTGTGCCGCGCCGTCTTGGGGAAGTTTTTCGGGGCGGAAGACCACAACAAGTTGTTCAGAGAACTAACCGAGGCAAACTCAGCTCTCGTCGGTGGGTTTAACCTCGAGGACTACTTCCCAAGCCTAGCCAAGGTGCTGCATCTTCGGAATAGGTTCGCCTGCAACAGCGCCAAGACTGTACATAAGAGGTGGGACGAATTGCTCGAAGCCATAATAAGCGACCACGAGAAAAACTCGATGCACCAAGAGAACGGGACTGATAATCAAGGAGAGAGTGACTTCATCGACATGTTGCTATCGTTTCACCAAGAGTTCAGCGGTATCACCAGAGACCATATCAAGGCCATCCTAATG GACATGTTTGCGGCGGGCACAGATACCTCGTCTTTGGTCTTAGAATTCGCCATGGCTGAGCTCATGCGCAATCctaaactcatgatcaagctacaATCGGAGGTAAGAAACAACACTCCCAGGGGACAAGAACTCGTTGAAGAAGAGAACCTTTCCGGCATGTCCTATCTGAAGGCTGTGGTAAAGGAGACGCTCAGGCTGCACCCACCGGCGCCGCTCCTTGTCCCTCACCTCGCCATGGCTGACTGCGAGGTCGACGGCTACAGGATTCCTGCTGGAACACGGGCCATCATCAACTCGTGGGCTCTCGGCAGATACCCGGGCTCGTGGGAGAAACCCGAGGAGTTTGTGCCGGATAGGTTCGTCGAGGGTGGTGCCGCAGCGACGGTGGACCTAAGGGGAAAGGACTTCCAGTTCGTGCCATTTGGGGCTGGCCGGAGGATCTGTCCTGGACTCAACTTCGGGTTGGCTACCGTCGAGATCATGCTGGCAAACCTGGCGTACTGCTTCGACTGGGAGCTGCCGGACGGCGTGGAGGACATCGATATGACGGAGGTGTTTGGCCTCACGGTTCATAGGAAGGAGAAGCTCATGCTTGTCCCCAAAACCCATATAGCCGTCTGA